Proteins encoded within one genomic window of Agrobacterium cucumeris:
- a CDS encoding type II toxin-antitoxin system VapC family toxin, translated as MFVDACAIIALLSDEPEAARVSDAVASARHPFTSPVAILETVLGLARPDKFNLPVPAVETIVMEFLEAREIEIRDLPPASETTRLALVAAHRYRSGRHGLNLGDCLHYACAKFHGVPILATADEFRSTDLETIP; from the coding sequence ATGTTCGTCGATGCCTGCGCCATCATCGCGCTTCTCTCTGATGAGCCGGAAGCGGCGCGCGTCTCCGACGCCGTTGCTTCTGCCAGACATCCCTTCACATCTCCGGTCGCCATTCTCGAAACAGTCCTCGGCCTTGCACGGCCCGACAAGTTCAATCTTCCAGTGCCCGCGGTCGAAACGATCGTGATGGAATTCCTCGAAGCGCGGGAAATCGAGATTCGCGATCTTCCGCCCGCATCCGAGACGACGAGGCTCGCCCTTGTCGCTGCTCACCGCTATCGCAGCGGCCGCCATGGCCTGAACCTCGGCGATTGCCTGCATTATGCCTGTGCCAAATTCCATGGCGTGCCGATCCTCGCCACTGCGGATGAGTTCAGGTCGACCGACCTCGAAACAATTCCTTGA
- a CDS encoding Nif11-like leader peptide family natural product precursor, with translation MSASLIYDLAPIGSIVAWSDGSPRPPERFKKKLAAWQTRNSKGRLIRKEGPRQSGNYASPGHFTLHEADFGGKNTVVMRIHRTFGLDSDLAFKVLERPALGSIRLFDRAGANAELVHLAGNHEAAVAWLKEHGYPNAILEEVTADEVAAAHVEGRVAA, from the coding sequence ATGTCTGCGTCCCTGATCTACGACCTCGCCCCGATCGGCTCCATCGTCGCCTGGTCCGACGGCAGCCCTCGGCCGCCCGAGCGTTTCAAGAAGAAGCTGGCGGCCTGGCAAACCCGCAACAGCAAAGGCCGCCTGATCCGCAAGGAGGGTCCGCGCCAATCCGGAAATTACGCCTCGCCCGGGCATTTCACGCTGCATGAGGCTGATTTCGGCGGAAAGAATACCGTCGTCATGCGCATTCACCGAACCTTCGGTCTCGATTCCGATCTCGCCTTCAAGGTTCTCGAACGCCCCGCACTCGGTTCTATCCGCCTCTTCGATCGCGCCGGTGCGAACGCGGAGCTTGTCCATCTCGCCGGCAATCACGAGGCGGCGGTGGCCTGGCTGAAAGAGCATGGATACCCGAATGCCATCCTCGAAGAGGTGACCGCCGACGAGGTCGCGGCGGCTCATGTCGAAGGGAGGGTTGCCGCATGA
- a CDS encoding DUF736 domain-containing protein — protein sequence MATIGTFTSTENGFSGSIRTLALNVKARIARVENPSDKGPHFRIYAGNVELGAAWQKTSEQGRDYLSVKLDDPSFPAPIYATLAEVEGEDGLQLIWSRPNRD from the coding sequence ATGGCTACCATCGGCACCTTCACCTCCACCGAAAACGGCTTCTCCGGCTCGATCCGCACCCTCGCCCTCAACGTCAAGGCCCGCATCGCCCGCGTCGAAAACCCCTCCGACAAGGGGCCGCACTTCCGCATCTACGCCGGCAACGTCGAGCTCGGCGCCGCCTGGCAGAAGACCTCCGAGCAGGGCCGCGACTATCTCTCGGTCAAGCTCGACGACCCGAGCTTCCCCGCCCCGATCTACGCAACGCTGGCCGAAGTCGAAGGCGAAGATGGCCTGCAGCTGATCTGGTCACGCCCCAACCGCGACTGA
- a CDS encoding ArdC family protein, with amino-acid sequence MSRKDEGQRADIYTRITDKIIEDLEKGVRPWMKPWNAANTNGRITRPLRHNGQPYSGMNVLLLWSEGLARGYSSPMWMTFKQALELGSAVRKGETGSTVVFASRFTKSETDRNGNDVDREIPFLKAYFVFNVDQIDGLPDHYYHRPTPVLDPIERIEIADRFFRDTGAVIRHGGSQAYYSPVTDHIQMPPFETFRDVESYYATLGHEEIHWVGAKDRLDRDLSRYAKDRTERAREELIAELGSCFLCADLGIAPELEPRPDHASYLQSWLTVLSNDKWAIFQAAAHAQRAVSYLHGLQPSAEGADKAAA; translated from the coding sequence ATGAGCAGGAAGGACGAAGGCCAGCGGGCCGACATCTACACGCGGATCACTGACAAGATCATCGAGGATCTGGAGAAAGGAGTTCGCCCATGGATGAAGCCATGGAACGCCGCGAACACGAACGGTCGTATCACCCGGCCGCTTCGCCACAACGGTCAGCCCTATTCCGGCATGAATGTGCTGCTGCTTTGGTCGGAGGGCCTGGCCCGTGGATATTCCTCGCCGATGTGGATGACATTCAAGCAGGCGCTTGAACTGGGATCGGCCGTGCGGAAGGGCGAGACCGGCTCGACCGTCGTGTTCGCGAGCCGCTTCACGAAGTCGGAGACCGACCGCAACGGCAACGATGTCGATCGGGAAATTCCCTTTCTGAAGGCGTACTTCGTCTTCAACGTTGACCAGATCGACGGTCTGCCGGACCACTATTACCATCGGCCGACACCGGTCCTCGATCCGATTGAGCGGATCGAGATTGCCGATCGCTTCTTCCGCGACACTGGCGCCGTCATCCGGCATGGCGGATCGCAGGCATATTATTCGCCGGTGACCGACCACATCCAGATGCCGCCGTTCGAGACCTTCCGGGATGTGGAGTCCTACTACGCGACCCTTGGACATGAGGAAATTCATTGGGTTGGAGCCAAAGATCGTCTTGATCGCGATCTGTCGCGCTACGCGAAGGACCGGACGGAGCGCGCCCGCGAGGAATTGATTGCCGAACTCGGCAGCTGCTTTCTCTGCGCGGACCTCGGGATTGCTCCAGAGCTGGAGCCGCGACCGGATCACGCCTCTTACCTTCAGTCGTGGCTCACCGTTCTCTCAAATGACAAGTGGGCGATCTTTCAGGCGGCAGCGCATGCGCAGCGTGCAGTCAGCTATCTTCACGGTCTGCAGCCGTCCGCGGAAGGTGCCGACAAGGCGGCGGCATAG
- a CDS encoding DUF7007 domain-containing protein yields MSTPDLQHDRVPTADDSAVKFGVSADGFPVARIADTFLAMVPARDGASFLASAWRLTRPLSELTREDFHGHEGRLEDETAFRARVFETARHSHELSALGRIQSRMAATTPWGLSQLATIYAEGIVSHMTAGHGGFHLSAERNARVLPMLRKSLPWYEEDAEWAIVALTFPDLFTSYERKCADETIRNSWPSAWEAIHGRELQPGQSWTKDREAFERKHAGDWIVISAIFSSRHADMTEVIATRGGRRDGRVEEMRFLVPRAEYAARDRFGFVIDPDRHNPCDGPSSFVGWQGRDA; encoded by the coding sequence ATGAGCACGCCCGATCTTCAACACGACAGGGTTCCTACCGCCGACGACTCCGCGGTGAAATTCGGCGTCAGCGCGGACGGCTTTCCGGTCGCCCGGATCGCCGATACCTTCCTGGCAATGGTGCCGGCGCGCGATGGCGCCAGCTTCCTCGCGAGCGCCTGGCGCCTCACTCGCCCGCTGTCAGAGCTGACGCGGGAGGATTTCCACGGTCACGAAGGGCGCCTCGAAGATGAGACAGCGTTCCGCGCGCGCGTGTTCGAGACCGCGCGGCACAGCCATGAACTATCCGCGCTCGGGCGGATCCAGAGCCGCATGGCAGCGACTACGCCATGGGGTCTGTCGCAGCTCGCGACGATCTACGCCGAGGGGATCGTCTCCCATATGACCGCCGGTCATGGCGGGTTTCATCTGTCGGCCGAACGGAATGCCCGCGTCCTTCCGATGCTGCGAAAGTCCTTGCCCTGGTACGAGGAGGACGCAGAATGGGCGATTGTCGCCCTCACCTTCCCAGATCTCTTCACGTCCTACGAGCGCAAATGTGCCGATGAGACGATCCGCAATAGCTGGCCGTCCGCCTGGGAGGCGATCCACGGCCGCGAACTCCAGCCCGGCCAATCCTGGACAAAGGACCGGGAAGCCTTCGAGCGCAAGCATGCCGGCGACTGGATCGTGATCTCCGCGATCTTTTCCAGCCGCCATGCCGACATGACGGAGGTCATCGCCACGCGAGGCGGCCGGCGCGATGGGCGGGTGGAGGAGATGCGCTTTCTCGTGCCCCGCGCCGAGTATGCCGCGCGCGACCGCTTCGGTTTCGTCATCGATCCTGACCGTCATAATCCCTGTGACGGTCCTTCCAGTTTTGTGGGGTGGCAAGGGAGGGATGCGTGA
- the panD gene encoding aspartate 1-decarboxylase, whose product MEKYVGAKLHGIRVTDAKLNYHGSITIDADFCREVGLKPLEYVEIWNKMSGARISTYVLYGDPGSRCCILNGAAARTCQQGDEIIIASSVFCEIDDIIKLKPRVLVFGENNEIVDRITYEVFRRADNSLDMAVSSELPDNSYGFPASISG is encoded by the coding sequence GTGGAAAAATACGTGGGCGCGAAGCTGCATGGCATTCGAGTGACCGACGCAAAGCTGAACTACCACGGCTCGATCACGATCGATGCGGACTTCTGCCGGGAGGTCGGTCTGAAACCGCTGGAATATGTGGAAATCTGGAACAAGATGTCCGGAGCAAGGATCAGCACTTACGTGCTCTACGGTGATCCGGGCTCCAGGTGCTGCATTCTTAACGGTGCGGCCGCTCGCACGTGCCAGCAAGGCGATGAGATTATCATCGCGTCCAGCGTCTTTTGCGAAATCGATGACATCATCAAGCTCAAGCCACGCGTGCTGGTCTTCGGAGAAAACAATGAAATCGTCGACAGGATCACCTACGAGGTCTTTCGCCGTGCAGACAATTCTCTCGACATGGCCGTGAGCTCCGAGCTGCCCGACAACAGCTACGGATTTCCGGCCTCCATTTCCGGATAG
- a CDS encoding ParB/RepB/Spo0J family partition protein, which produces MHIMKVDPRSLKDNPDNTRQSKSTPQADALLLATIKAVGIIQPPVIFPQSDGGNGYVIEAGHRRTRMAIAAGLEEIEVLVVEAANDNGAMRSMVENIAREPLNPVDQWRGIERLIALDWTEEAIAVALALPVRQIRKLRLLANVFPAMLDQMALGDMPNEQQLRTIAAAHLDEQKEVWKAQKPKKGQPATWFQIANALSKTRMYAKDASFGDDLREAYGIEWIEDLFAPADEDSRYTTNVEAYLGAQQEWMTNNLPKKGVIAEVTQWGDVKLPQKASRVYGKPGKGDHTAMYLDRNGKVQTVHYRMPEEKKTAGKRAVVGGGATAGDDVIDAPKQRPDVTQKGHDMIGDLRTDALHEALARAPIEDDTLTALLVLAFAGLNVRVDSGANDTVFGTKRFARHAVRLLDSDGKLSFEIDTLRVAARSMLVDVLSCRRGMSNSGIVSRIAGEAIGADGYLPNMGTEDFLLCLSRAALEASCKDTPVLPRPKVRETRAALVEHFKEGHFVHPAALFAPDPKELADLIKKGEIVEEEDSVTTEETSDGLGELADDSAAGEAAELDAPDPEADDGAPDEDETAYGIAAE; this is translated from the coding sequence ATGCACATCATGAAGGTCGATCCGCGCTCGTTGAAGGACAACCCGGACAATACTCGTCAGTCGAAATCCACCCCGCAGGCTGATGCGCTGCTGCTCGCGACCATCAAAGCCGTCGGCATCATCCAGCCGCCCGTCATCTTTCCGCAAAGCGATGGCGGAAACGGCTACGTCATCGAAGCCGGCCATCGGCGGACCCGCATGGCGATCGCCGCGGGCCTTGAGGAAATCGAGGTTCTCGTGGTCGAAGCCGCTAACGATAATGGCGCCATGCGGTCCATGGTCGAGAACATCGCCAGGGAGCCGCTCAACCCCGTCGACCAGTGGCGCGGCATCGAACGCCTGATCGCACTCGACTGGACCGAGGAAGCGATTGCGGTCGCACTTGCCCTCCCCGTCCGGCAGATTCGCAAGTTGCGGCTGCTCGCCAATGTCTTTCCGGCGATGCTCGACCAAATGGCGCTCGGCGACATGCCGAACGAGCAGCAGCTTCGAACGATCGCGGCGGCACACCTCGATGAGCAGAAGGAAGTCTGGAAGGCGCAGAAGCCGAAGAAGGGCCAGCCTGCCACGTGGTTCCAGATCGCCAACGCGCTGAGCAAGACCCGCATGTACGCAAAGGATGCGAGCTTCGGCGACGATCTCAGGGAAGCCTATGGCATCGAATGGATCGAGGATCTGTTTGCCCCTGCCGATGAGGACAGCCGCTACACCACCAACGTCGAAGCCTATCTCGGCGCCCAGCAGGAGTGGATGACCAACAATCTGCCGAAGAAGGGCGTGATCGCCGAGGTCACGCAATGGGGTGACGTAAAGCTGCCGCAGAAGGCCAGCCGCGTTTATGGCAAGCCAGGCAAGGGCGACCACACCGCAATGTACCTGGATCGGAACGGCAAGGTTCAGACCGTGCATTACCGGATGCCGGAGGAGAAGAAGACGGCGGGCAAGAGAGCGGTCGTTGGAGGTGGTGCCACCGCTGGCGACGATGTGATCGACGCGCCGAAACAGCGTCCGGATGTCACGCAAAAGGGCCACGACATGATCGGTGACCTCAGGACCGACGCGCTGCACGAAGCGCTCGCTCGCGCGCCGATCGAGGACGACACGCTGACGGCGCTCCTCGTGCTCGCCTTCGCCGGCTTGAATGTACGGGTCGACTCCGGGGCAAACGACACCGTCTTCGGCACGAAGCGGTTCGCTCGCCATGCGGTTCGGTTGCTCGACTCTGACGGTAAGCTGTCCTTCGAGATCGACACGTTGCGGGTTGCCGCCCGCTCGATGCTGGTCGATGTGCTCTCTTGCCGCCGCGGCATGTCGAACAGCGGGATCGTGTCACGTATCGCCGGCGAGGCCATCGGCGCCGATGGATATCTCCCGAACATGGGCACCGAAGATTTCCTGCTTTGCCTGTCGCGGGCGGCGCTTGAGGCGTCGTGCAAGGACACCCCGGTTCTGCCGCGCCCGAAGGTCCGCGAGACCCGCGCAGCACTCGTCGAGCACTTCAAGGAAGGGCACTTCGTCCACCCGGCAGCCCTGTTCGCGCCCGATCCGAAGGAACTTGCCGACCTGATCAAGAAAGGCGAGATCGTCGAAGAGGAGGACAGCGTCACCACTGAAGAAACGAGCGATGGTCTTGGCGAACTCGCGGACGACAGCGCCGCCGGCGAGGCCGCCGAACTTGACGCCCCCGATCCGGAGGCCGACGACGGGGCTCCTGACGAGGACGAAACCGCCTACGGCATTGCGGCCGAATAG
- a CDS encoding type II toxin-antitoxin system VapB family antitoxin gives MPINVNNPEADALTRKFAEMAGVGITDAIVIAMREAIERRNRAETPLQTAARLREKHGVAMSDDVRKPLPPEAFDEMWDDA, from the coding sequence ATGCCGATCAACGTCAACAATCCGGAAGCGGACGCGCTGACGCGCAAGTTCGCCGAAATGGCCGGCGTCGGCATTACCGACGCCATCGTCATTGCCATGCGGGAGGCGATCGAGCGTCGCAATCGCGCGGAGACGCCACTGCAGACTGCTGCGCGGCTGCGGGAAAAGCATGGGGTCGCGATGAGCGACGACGTCCGCAAGCCTCTTCCTCCTGAAGCCTTCGACGAAATGTGGGATGACGCCTGA